AGGGCCAGTCTGGGGGAAAATCCCTCCTGAGCTGGCCCTTCTCGCCGTGCCCCGGCAGGATTCGGACCTGCGGCACCCGCTTTAGGAGTTCAGCCAAACTGGCGAACTGACTGGGCGACACGCCCATGACTGCACGCGGTGAGTGCCGTCAGGCGCGCTTATGACTGCTCTTGTACGGTGACGTTGCCGTCAGAACTTGCCGTGAACGCCGACGCCCCTGCTGCTGTGCGTCGGCCTTGCCGGGACTTCGTCGTCAGATGTGCGACCTGTCGCCCTCGTCTGTGGTTGCGTTGGTCCAGTCTGTTCGCCGTGGAGGACGGCGCTGCACGCATCCCCGACCGCGCGGAGCGCGACGCGGGCTTGGTGAACGATCTGCTGCGCAAACTCTCCGGAATCTGCGGTCTGTCGGTTGATAAGGGACCAGTAGAGGCGATACGCGTCGTTCTCGTAGGAGATATGGCCGCCTTGCGCTGCTTCCCGAAGCTGGGCGTCGAGATTTCTGCCCTCGGTGTAGAGGAGCCGCAAGACGCTGTCGTACTGCCTGGCATCGGCGGGAGCGTCGAGATCCTGCAATGCCTGTCTGACACGATCTTCGCCGTTGGGAAAGGGGGCAGCAGGAACGCCCGAGTTTGCCAGTCTTCGGGCAGCAGGCCGACAGTGGAAGCGATCAGGCTGCACGAGGCGGCTAGTGCTCTGACCGCATAGGTTCGCCGGGTTGGCGGCGTCGGTGCTCGGACCGGCTGGACTCGGTGTGGGAAGAATTTGAGCGGTCGCGGAGCCGATCAAATTAGGCTCCCCACCATGTCTGGTCCGACGTTGGTGATCGAGTTGGCGGAGCCGCTCTCCGCGGCTGCGCTGCGGGAGTTCCGCGCGTTGATGGTGGGGCTTTCCTCCCACTTCGCCGAGAAGCGGCCCGGGTTCTTCGACGTCAACGTGCCCGCAGAGCGACTGGGCGTCGAGGACAGGCGAGAGAAGGACTGGCGAAAGCCGTTCCCGCTTCCACTCCTCGGCAACACCATCGCGGACGAGGAGCTCACAGCCCTGGTGGGATTCAATCCGCAGCGCGAGGACTGGCGTCGGCCCTTCCTGGTCTACTTGATGGGGCCGGGTGTCGGCGACGAGAGCACCTTCGAGGCTGAGCACGCGGACGAGCCCGAGGTGGAGGCCATCCTCGGCTTCAGACCGACCCATGCCGTCAATGTCAGCGCCTGCTGCAATCGCGAGATCGACCACGTCACCACGGCTCTGCTGACCGCCGCTGTCATGGACGTCATCGGAGGCGTGGCCAAAGCCGAACTGCTGGACGGCGAGGCGTCGGTCGTCGCTGGCCTTCCGGGGGTGTTGGGGATCGCGGACGACGACTGGATGGCGCTGGGAACGGCGGAGTTCCTGCGGGCCTGGGTTGGGCACCCCGCCTTCCGGCTGGTCAAGTAGCCGAGACAGATTCCCGGCGGAGGTCATGCTGTGACCTGGAACGTTCGCCAGGTTGCCTGATCATGCGGCGAGAGCGGGTCGGCCGCCCCAGCGGATACCTTTCTCGCTGCGGACACAGGCGCGTTCCTTGCGTTCGGCGGCCAGTACGTCGCGGTGGCGGGCGTTGACGTTGCGCCAGCGGAGGTAGGCGTGCAAGGCCCGGGTCTGCACGGTGTGGTTGGGGTGGTTCGAGTTGGCGATGGTGAACTGCCTCAGGGGTCCGAAGTGCGCTTCGATCGGGTTCGCCCACGAGGCGTAGGTCGGGGTGAAGCACAACTCGACCTTGTTCTTCTTCGCCCAGCGGCGGATGTCGGCGCCCTTGTGCGCGGACAGGTTGTCCAGGATCACGTAGATCGGTGCGCCGTCTGGGCGGGCGGCGCGAATCGATTTCAGCGCGGCCAGCGTGTTCACGGCTCCCTTCTTTCGCCGGTTCACGCCCCACAGGCGATCGTCGCCCACCGAGTAGCGGCCGTGGAAGTACCGGACCCCGTGGGTGCGGTGGTAGGTGGCCGGCACCCGGTCGGGGTGCTTCCGTGGGCCGGATCCCCAGCGGACCGAACTCGTCGAAGGCGAAGACCCGGTCCGGGAAGCGGTCCATAACGTGCTCGATCCGGTCCAGCTTCGCCTCACGATCGGGGTCCGGAGACTCCTTCCAGGTCTTGGTGCGCCGGAAGGCGACGCCGCGGTGGGCGAGCAGGGACCGTAATGCCCCACGGCCGTTGCGGATCACCCGGCCGTGCACTTTCCGCAGGTAGGCGACCAGCTTGCGCAGCGACCAGCGGGTGAACGGCTGGCCGAGCTTGACCGGGCGGGTAGTGGCCGTCGCGATGACGAAGTCTTCGTCGTGATCACTGAGTCGGCGGGGACGGCCTCCCGCCCACCGTGGGTCCAGGCAGGCCAGGCCCTTCTCATTGAACGCGTGGATCACATCCCGGACGGTGTCCTCGTCGGCCTAAACCAGCTGGGCGATCATCGGCACCCGGTTCCCGCCGGCCGAGGCCAGCAGCATCAGCGCCCGCCGGTAGCGCACCTAACTGGTGCTGCCCCGGCGCACGATCTGCTGCAGCTTGTGCCCCTCCTGGTCGGTCAGTCTGCGCACACGGACAGGCTCGGCCACCGCGCCTCCAGCGGTCGGATCGGATGTCACCGCACATCCAACCGGTACGACCGCCGCCCCGGCGAACCTATGCGGTCACAGCACTAGCTTGAAGCCCAGGGAGGGGGTTTCCGGGGTGGCGCTCAGGGCGGCAACCCTGTTGAGGACTTCGAACGTTGTGCCGAGTTCGTCCCCTCGCCTTCGCGCCGCTATCACTGCGTCGATACAGTCGCGGCCCAGGGCGGCGACGTGCGGAGGTCCCTCCACGCGTAGTCCCGTGTACGCCGCTCGGGCCTCGTTTAAGGCCGCTTCGTGCATGCCGCCGGCGTTAGGGTTGATCACATAGTCAAACGTAGCGTCGACTAGGACTTGTCCGGCCGATCACCGGGCCTGCGCAGTTATGGACGTGCGATGCAGCGGGTGTCATGATCACGCTGTCGTCGGGCGGGGGCCCGGTACGCAGGGGAGAAACCGTGAAGCTGTACCTCGCCGTGCCTCTTGTCCTGTTGGCGCTGCTCATCGCCGCCTCTGGCGTTGCGGCGGTTGCCCGCGGCTGGGTGCTTCCCATGAACCGGCGCCATGTTCGCGCCCCGCGGATCTATGGCTGGGGTCAGCTGGTGGTGGCCTTTGCGCTGTGCTGGCAGCTGGTTTTCGGGTTGATGATCAGCGATTCCGGCGCTCGGCCGTCGGGAACGCTGATCGGCGCCGCGATTCTCGTTGCCGGCTTCATCATCATGATGGTGGGTCAGCTCGCCGGTGGTAACCGGAAGGGCGGCGGCAGACCGTAAATCCTGTCCGAGCGGTCATGTTCGGAGCCAGATGACAAGGGCAGCTGCTGTGGCGGTGCCGAGGAAGACGTAGCCGCGCTTGTCGTAGCGCGTGGCTACGGCCCGGGACTGTTTCAGCCTGTTGATCGCTCGTTCGACGGTGTTGCGCTTCTTGTACCGCTCTTCGTCGCAGCCGGGTGGCCGTCCGCCGCGTGAGCCTTTGCGCAGGCGGGCGGCCTGGCTATCGGCCTTCTCCGGGATGTCGTGCCGGATGCCCCGGCGCCGCAGGTACTCGCGGCACGGACCGTTGCTGTATCCCTTGTCGGCCGCGATGCTGTCGGGCTTCGTGCGTGGCCGGCCCGGACCGACCCGCGGAACGCGGATCTTCGCCAGCACCGTCTGAAACTGGGTGCAGTCCGCCCGCTGTCCGCCGGTGATGACCAGGGACAGCGGGCGGCAACGGCCGTCGGCGCTCAGGTGGAGTTTGCTGGTGAACCCGCCCCGCGAGCGACCCAGGCCTTCACCTCCTGCACCACCTCCACCAGCCGGGCGAGCAGGCTCTGCCACGGTGTTTCGCCCTGGTGTTCTGCCCCTTCGGCCCCCTTTGACGCGGGCGCCGGCGGCGGTTCCGTCCGGGCACCGGCCGCGTGCTGATGGGCCCGCACGATGGTGGAGTCCACCGAGATGTCCCAGTCAACCTCGCCCGCGACGTCGGCAGCGGCCTGGACCTGCTGCAGCAGACGCTCCCACGTCCCGTCGGCCGACCACAGCCGGTGGCGTTCATAGACGGTCTTCCAAGGGCCGAACCGGTCGGGAAGATCCCGCCACTGCACTCCGATCCGCACCCGGTACAGAATCCCATCGATCACCTGTCGATGATCCCGCCATCGGCCACAACGTCCATTGCTCACCGGCAGGAACGGCCGCAACCGTTCCCACTCGGCATCAGTCAGATCGCCCCGCCCCATGCCCACAGCAACGACCCAGGCACGGGGCGGTCACATGATCGCCCGGACAGCTCCTAGTTGCTCTGCGGCCCGCAGAAAGGTGGAGTAGACAGGCCTGCGAGCGGTGTTGGCCTCCTGCCGTGCGCTAGCTGCTATTTGTGCGTGTGCGGTGTCCAGCGTGGCGCGATAGGCGGACACGGCCTGTTGCTGGGCGGCCTCTGCCGCGCGGCGGGCTGCTGCTGCCTGTTCCTGGGCAGCTTCGGCTGCACGATGAGCGGGGCGCCCCTGAATGCGCGCCGCGATGATGGCTGCGCCAGCGCCGATGGCAGCGCTACCAAGTCCCGTAAGCGCTGGTAATTAGCTCGGTGTTCACGTCCGATGACCTCTCCGGTTGGGATGGAAGTTTTGTCGACCGGTGGAGGGCTCACCAGCGGCAGCAGCTCGTGAGCGCCACACTCGGAGCGAGGGCAAGTCAGCTGCCTACCCGCTATCTGCGGACGGCGTCCACGCTTGCGCGGCCTCGCACGCGTCCGGCGTCGTACACCCTGCCGACGGCGAGTGGGCGCGGTTGGGGTGGTTATGAACGTGGCAACGACAGGTGGGTCCATGTGGGTTGGTCCTGCCGTAAGTCCCGTTCCGGGCCGTCGTATCCGTGGCGAAGCGTCTGTTTACGGCGGAGGGCTTGGCCATGGTAGGGGGCACGCCTGATGGGGTGCCGTTGTGCTGACGGCGAGGGGAGAGGGGGAGAGGTGTGCGTAATCCGGATGCACTGCCATACGAGTGCCCGGAGTGCGAGGCGAGAACCAGGGCGAACACTCGCACTGGCTTGCTGTACTCGCACCAGGTGCCTGGCGAGACGAGGGCGTGCCTGGTGGGCGGTACGCCGGTGCTACCTGTTCGCCCTGACGATCCGCCAGAGCTTCCTCCTCTGCGGCAGGCGGCCGAGAAAGTTCGGCCTGCGGAGCGCAATCCCTACGGGGAGCGTTCAGCAGTGTGCATGCGTTGCCTGGCGGTCTTCCTGGGCTGCGGCGGTAGGGGGAGCCAGAGATTCGTAACCGGGGGTGCCATGGATGTCAGAGACCTGACGCCCGGGAGAGATCATCGGTACCGGATTCGGCATCCAGCGCCTGTCTGCAAGCAGGGAGGAGCCGCTCTACAGCCGACGAGAGCTGCCGATCGAGCGCCCCCGACTCCGCGAAGTAGCTGAGTGCTTCGCTGAGCAGTGCCACCCATTCACGGATACCTGTGTCATCCGACAGCTGGCTATGCAGTTCCCTTGCGCGCTCGACGGCCTCCGTCACTTCTGGAGGCGGCATCTGTCGCGACCCGGGCTGCGCGTTGCACCCTGTCTCGCTTACTACCACGGCCAATCCCATCAACGCGGCATCCAGTTCCGCAGCTATGGGATTAGACATGCTGAGGTGATTGAGAGTGCTGGCCGCACGGAGGTACTCAGCCTTCCGAGCCAGTGCCTCCGTGAGTTCGAGGGCAAGCGAGCACTGTCAGCGACAACCGGGGGTCCTTCGAGCTTCACCACCCAGAGCGCTGTGCTCAGGCCATTTTTCGCCCGAGGCAGTTCGTTCTCTGCGGCACTGAGGTTTTGAGACGTCTCTAGCCGTTTCCCGCGGTGGCGCCTCGGCGCCCTGTACACAACGTGTCATCGCCAGAAGGAACCCGGCGTACGCGTCGCGTCGAATGCTGCGTCGCCATTGCAGGTGAGCCGCGTCTGTCTCGGTCCGAACAGCATCCAGGGCAGCTCTAAGTCGACTCCGCCTGAGCGATGCCGGCCCGGCCAGTCTCCTCAGCTGCTCGCAGCGCGGCGCGCATCTGCCAACGGCCGACCAGGACAGCGGCTGGGACTCCGAGCGCTGCCACGGCGGCAGCCGCGACGGCGCCGATCCCCTCCTGATCCATGTCCCGAGCATGCCGTAACTGGCACTTCTCCTGCAGCCCTGCACCCTCGTCGGGGCCCAGTTCAGCCACAACTGATCACGGATGGCCGCGACCCGCTGCCGCCGAATCGATCAACACCCTGACCTGCTGCCGAGCCGTCGGCACCTGTCGACGTTGGTCACCATTGAGCGCCCTTTCACGGCCCGAGGGCGGCCCGGGAGGGCGCGCTTGGTTGTTCGGACAGGATTCCTGTCGCTCCGACGAGCATCCGCTTCCCGCTGCTGGCCAGGTGCTTAGAAGAGAGGGAGCGCTCATGCTTACTTAGGTCTCTGACCTGGACTTTACTGGTGCAGATCTGCATCCCACGCCAACTTAGCCGCGTATTCACCGGAGAAGGCATTCCGGTGGTGCTTCCCGGGGCCTTGCTGACTGCCATGCAGAGGAGGACTGGTGCCGGTCATCCGGGACAGCGGCGCACAGGGGTCAGTAGCCCCCACGGAGAACCGCCGCCCCGGTCCGCAGCAGGATCGACAGGTCCAGGCCCATCGACCAGTTGTCTACCTTATAGAGGTCGAGCTGGACCGCCTCGTCCCAGGGCGGGGAACGACCGCTGACCTGCCACAGGCCGGTGAGGCCGGGCTTCACGAGCAGCCGACGCCTGATGTCCGGCGGGTAGCCTCCACCTCTTCGGGCAGCGGCGGCCGTGGGCCGACGAGGGACATGTGGCCCCGGATGACGTTGAGGGGCTGCGGCAGTTCGTCGAGCGCGCTGCGGCGCAGGAAGGAGCCGAACCGGGAGATCCGTGGGTCCTCGCGCGCCTTGACGAGCAGGCCGTTGTTGTTCTCGTTGAAATGCGCAAGATTCGCCCGGGCCGCTTCGGAGTCCCGGTGCATGGTGCGGAACTTGAGCATGGTGAAGTGGTCGCCGTAGCGGCCCACTCGCTGCTGTCTGAAGAGTGCCGGTCCAGGGAGATGCCCAGCTCAGGGCCTTGTGCAACCCTCTTTAGGGAGTCCCGCGAGGATGGACTTAGACACCTTAACTAACGTCTGCGTCCCCCGTGATGTTGCCGATTCAATCGTGTTAGGTCATGCGGCCCATGTCTTTTGGTCCACGAGACGCGTAGCGTGATTCACGGAATTCTTGGATTGTCAACGAGGACGTTGAGATGTTCACCAAAGGCGATAAGCGCCAATGCATTCGGCGAGCAAGCGGAGTTACCGCAGCAGCCGTGATCGCCACTGGCACGATCTTCGGCAGTGCCAGCGCAGCCGTAGCGCATACCGATCCGGCCCTGACAAGTGCAACAACAACAGCTCCCTCCCAGGGCAGTAGCGACGACCAAGCTTAATAAGGATGTTTTCGCAGCAGGCTCCACCTGTAACAAGGAACTGGCCAAGCCGACAGGATCTGTTGAGAGCATAACGGGTGATACGGCCAGCGCTGACGTGTACCTGAAGCTCTACCGTGCTGGATACTCGGCCGGCTGGAAGAAGAACTGTGAGAGCTGGGGGTTCCTCTCCCGGATACGGCACGGATCGAACCCCATCCCGAAGGAGGAGCAAACGCTGCCGTCGGAAGTTCCTGCCGTACCGCCAAACAGCAACAGCAACGAGAGCAACAACAACGGCAACACACCGAACAATAGCAATACACCGAACAACAGCAACACGCCGAACAACAGCAACACA
This genomic interval from Streptomyces sp. NBC_00557 contains the following:
- a CDS encoding DUF6368 family protein, translated to MSGPTLVIELAEPLSAAALREFRALMVGLSSHFAEKRPGFFDVNVPAERLGVEDRREKDWRKPFPLPLLGNTIADEELTALVGFNPQREDWRRPFLVYLMGPGVGDESTFEAEHADEPEVEAILGFRPTHAVNVSACCNREIDHVTTALLTAAVMDVIGGVAKAELLDGEASVVAGLPGVLGIADDDWMALGTAEFLRAWVGHPAFRLVK